From a region of the Kwoniella mangroviensis CBS 8507 chromosome 1 map unlocalized Ctg01, whole genome shotgun sequence genome:
- a CDS encoding protein transporter SEC13, with amino-acid sequence MLNIASSHFPKSTAQASKPVPVETQHEDMIHDAQLDYYGKRLATCSSDKTIRIFNVVKGEAKGEPVILKGVFVWKEVGTGQGKGSGGELQDGWERIKEHTLHTASVNSIAWAPYDLGPILACASSDGKVSVLSFQNDGSTDVSIFPAHGTGANAISWAPSVVSNANPSTGRSSQGQSSISPQKRFVTAGSDNLIRIWGYDEDAKKWVEEEVIKGHEDWVRDVAWAPNIGLPGMYIASASQDRTVLIHTRPSPSSPWSSSPLLPSLPTSQDPHFPDAVWRVSWSLAGNILAVSCGDGKVSLWKEGVGQGWECVSDFAS; translated from the exons ATGTTGAACATTGCGAGTTCTCATTTTCCAAAA TCCACCGCACAGGCTTCCAAGCCCGTCCCAGTGGAAACCCAACATGAGGACATGATC CACGATGCACAACTCGACTACTATGGGAAGCGTCTCGCAACCTGCTCGTCCGACAAGACCATCCGTATCTTCAATgtggtcaaaggtgaagcCAAGGGAGAACCAGTGATATTGAAAGG GGTGTTCGTCTGGAAAGAAGTCGGAACAGGTCAAGGGAAGGGAAGTGGAGGGGAGCTACaggatggatgggaaagaatCAAAGAACATACCTTACACACTGCAAGCG TAAACTCCATCGCCTGGGCTCCTTATGATCTTGGACCCATCCTCGCATGTGCATCGAGCGATGGTAAAGTCTCTGTATTGAGTTTCCAGA ACGACGGATCTACCGATGTCTCCATTTTCCCCGCTCATGGTACCGGTGCCAATGCCATCTCCTGGGCTCCAAGCGTTGTATCCAATGCCAACCCCTCCACTGGTCGATCATCTCAAGgccaatcatccatctcccctCAAAAGCGATTCGTAACTGCCGGTTCAGATAACCTGATTCGAATCTGGGGATATGACGAAGATGCGAAGAAatgggtagaagaggaggtCATCAAAGGACATGAAGACTGGGTCAGAGATGTCGCCTGGGCACCCAACATTGGCCTCCCAGGAATGTATATTGCGTCAGCATCTCAG GACCGTACCGTTCTCATACATACTCGaccctcaccatcctcaccatggtcatcatcaccctTGTTGCCCAGCTTACCAACCTCGCAAGATCCTCATTTCCCCGATGCTGTCTGGAGAGTCAGTTGGTCCCTTGCAGGAAACATATTAGCGGTTAGCTGTGGTGACGGCAAAGTTAGCTTGTGGAAGGAAGGCGTTGGTCAAGGTTGGGAATGTGTTTCTGATTTTGCGAGCtaa